A window from Triticum aestivum cultivar Chinese Spring chromosome 6D, IWGSC CS RefSeq v2.1, whole genome shotgun sequence encodes these proteins:
- the LOC123144847 gene encoding uncharacterized protein codes for MDARTPRHQRLLRTPRGPPTPHHPRHHPGTPGQNPISYVPAAAPISPRSAAPISPRSAAAAAAAMEDDAITTLMDIDDSPRSAAGAGFLDDDDEGDLLHSHRMGGRGNEARGPLPFAGFFNTFDGADFDDSDLA; via the coding sequence ATGGACGCCAGGACGCCCCGGCACCAAAGGCTGCTCCGCACCCCGCGCGGCCCACCGACGCCCCATCACCCCCGCCACCACCCCGGCACGCCCGGCCAAAACCCTATCAGCtacgtccccgccgccgccccgatctCCCCGCGCTCCGCCGCCCCGATCTCcccgcgctccgccgccgccgccgccgccgccatggaggaCGACGCCATCACCACGCTCATGGACATCGACGACTCCCCCCGCAGCGCTGCCGGCGCCGGCTtcctcgacgacgacgacgagggggACCTCCTCCACTCCCACCGCATGGGCGGCCGCGGGAACGAGGCGCGGGGCCCCCTCCCCTTCGCCGGCTTCTTCAACACCTTCGACGGCGCCGACTTCGACGACTCCGATCTGGCCTGA